Proteins from a genomic interval of Lycium ferocissimum isolate CSIRO_LF1 unplaced genomic scaffold, AGI_CSIRO_Lferr_CH_V1 ctg60, whole genome shotgun sequence:
- the LOC132045153 gene encoding uncharacterized protein LOC132045153 isoform X2 produces MWAATCLASCCAACACDACRTVVSGISRRSARIAYCGLFALSLIVSWILREVAAPLMEKIPWINSFHTTPNREWFETDAVLRVSLGNFLFFTLLAILMIGVKNQKDPRDSMHHGGWMMKVICWCLMVIFMFFLPNGIISFYETISKFGSGLFLLVQVVLLLDFVHSWNDKWVGYDEQFWYVALLVVSLVCYVATFAFNGLLFHFFTPSGQDCGLNTFFIVMTLILIFGFAVVTLHPSVGGSILPASVLSLYCTYLCYSALASEPRDYECNGLHKHSKAVSSGTLALGLLTTVLSVVYSAVRAGSSTTLLSPPSSPRAGKPLLPLDKVDEEEEKERAKPVTYSYSFFHLIFSLASMYSAMLLTGWSTSVGESGNLVDVGWPSVWVRIVTGWATAALFIWSQVAPILFPDREF; encoded by the exons ATGTGGGCAGCTACTTGCCTTGCGTCATGCTGTGCGGCATGCGCTTGTGACGCTTGCCGTACGGTAGTGTCAGGGATCAGCCGCCGTTCTGCCAGGATTGCTTATTGTGGTCTTTTCGCTTTGTCACTCATCGTCTCGTGGATTCTTAGGGAGGTTGCTGCACCTTTAATGGAGAAAATACCat GGATTAATAGCTTTCACACGACACCAAACAGAGAGTGGTTTGAAACAGATGCTGTGCTTCGGGTTAGCTTGGGGAACTTCCTTTTTTTTACTCTCTTAGCAATCTTAATGATTGGTGTAAAGAACCAGAAAGACCCCCGTGACAGTATGCACCATGGTGGTTGGATGATGAAAGTCATTTGCTGGTGCCTCATGGTAATATTTATGTTTTTCCTTCCAAATGGAATCATCAGCTTCTACG AGACAATTTCCAAGTTTGGTTCTGGACTATTTCTCCTTGTGCAAGTTGTGCTCTTGTTGGATTTTGTGCATAGTTGGAATGACAAATGGGTTGGATATGATGAGCAGTTCTG GTATGTGGCATTGCTTGTCGTTTCACTTGTATGTTATGTGGCTACCTTTGCCTTCAACGGACTGCTCTTCCACTTTTTCACTCCATCTGGACAGGACTGTGGGCTTAACACTTTCTTTATAGTGATGACCCTCATATTGATCTTCGGCTTTGCTGTTGTTACACTGCATCCTTCG GTTGGTGGAAGTATTTTACCTGCATCAGTTTTATCTTTGTACTGTACGTACCTTTGCTACAGTGCACTTGCAAGTGAACCTAGGGATTATGAGTGCAACGGTCTACATAAGCACTCCAAGGCTGTTTCCAGTGGTACACTTGCATTAGGGTTGCTAACAACAGTTCTATCTGTTGTCTACTCTGCTGTTCGTGCTGGCTCTTCTACAACTCTGCTTTCTCCTCCAAGTTCACCAC GTGCAGGGAAGCCTTTGCTACCATTGGACAAGGTCGATGAggaggaagagaaagagagagctaAGCCAGTCACATACTCCTATTCTTTCTTCCACCTTATCTTTTCTCTCGCTAGTATGTACTCGGCAATGCTTCTAACAGGTTGGTCGACCTCTGTGGGGGAGAGTGGAAATTTGGTGGATGTTGGGTGGCCATCTGTCTGGGTCAGGATCGTGACCGGGTGGGCAACTGCAGCTTTGTTCATCTGGTCTCAGGTTGCTCCAATTCTGTTTCCAGACAGGGAGTTCTGA
- the LOC132045153 gene encoding uncharacterized protein LOC132045153 isoform X1 — translation MWAATCLASCCAACACDACRTVVSGISRRSARIAYCGLFALSLIVSWILREVAAPLMEKIPWINSFHTTPNREWFETDAVLRVSLGNFLFFTLLAILMIGVKNQKDPRDSMHHGGWMMKVICWCLMVIFMFFLPNGIISFYETISKFGSGLFLLVQVVLLLDFVHSWNDKWVGYDEQFWYVALLVVSLVCYVATFAFNGLLFHFFTPSGQDCGLNTFFIVMTLILIFGFAVVTLHPSVGGSILPASVLSLYCTYLCYSALASEPRDYECNGLHKHSKAVSSGTLALGLLTTVLSVVYSAVRAGSSTTLLSPPSSPRAGAGKPLLPLDKVDEEEEKERAKPVTYSYSFFHLIFSLASMYSAMLLTGWSTSVGESGNLVDVGWPSVWVRIVTGWATAALFIWSQVAPILFPDREF, via the exons ATGTGGGCAGCTACTTGCCTTGCGTCATGCTGTGCGGCATGCGCTTGTGACGCTTGCCGTACGGTAGTGTCAGGGATCAGCCGCCGTTCTGCCAGGATTGCTTATTGTGGTCTTTTCGCTTTGTCACTCATCGTCTCGTGGATTCTTAGGGAGGTTGCTGCACCTTTAATGGAGAAAATACCat GGATTAATAGCTTTCACACGACACCAAACAGAGAGTGGTTTGAAACAGATGCTGTGCTTCGGGTTAGCTTGGGGAACTTCCTTTTTTTTACTCTCTTAGCAATCTTAATGATTGGTGTAAAGAACCAGAAAGACCCCCGTGACAGTATGCACCATGGTGGTTGGATGATGAAAGTCATTTGCTGGTGCCTCATGGTAATATTTATGTTTTTCCTTCCAAATGGAATCATCAGCTTCTACG AGACAATTTCCAAGTTTGGTTCTGGACTATTTCTCCTTGTGCAAGTTGTGCTCTTGTTGGATTTTGTGCATAGTTGGAATGACAAATGGGTTGGATATGATGAGCAGTTCTG GTATGTGGCATTGCTTGTCGTTTCACTTGTATGTTATGTGGCTACCTTTGCCTTCAACGGACTGCTCTTCCACTTTTTCACTCCATCTGGACAGGACTGTGGGCTTAACACTTTCTTTATAGTGATGACCCTCATATTGATCTTCGGCTTTGCTGTTGTTACACTGCATCCTTCG GTTGGTGGAAGTATTTTACCTGCATCAGTTTTATCTTTGTACTGTACGTACCTTTGCTACAGTGCACTTGCAAGTGAACCTAGGGATTATGAGTGCAACGGTCTACATAAGCACTCCAAGGCTGTTTCCAGTGGTACACTTGCATTAGGGTTGCTAACAACAGTTCTATCTGTTGTCTACTCTGCTGTTCGTGCTGGCTCTTCTACAACTCTGCTTTCTCCTCCAAGTTCACCACGTGCAG GTGCAGGGAAGCCTTTGCTACCATTGGACAAGGTCGATGAggaggaagagaaagagagagctaAGCCAGTCACATACTCCTATTCTTTCTTCCACCTTATCTTTTCTCTCGCTAGTATGTACTCGGCAATGCTTCTAACAGGTTGGTCGACCTCTGTGGGGGAGAGTGGAAATTTGGTGGATGTTGGGTGGCCATCTGTCTGGGTCAGGATCGTGACCGGGTGGGCAACTGCAGCTTTGTTCATCTGGTCTCAGGTTGCTCCAATTCTGTTTCCAGACAGGGAGTTCTGA
- the LOC132045129 gene encoding ubiquitin receptor RAD23b: MKLTVKTLKGSHFEIRVQSSDTIMAVKKNIEDIQGKDSYPCGQQLLIHNGKVLKDESTLLENNVSEDGFLVVMLSKSKTASSSGTTPAQQPATAANPTTAPEVAPPSQAPQVVVSASDAATASLPTDDYSQAASNLVAGNNLEQTIQQLMDMGGGSWDKETVTRALRAAYNNPERAVDYLYSGIPETAEVAVPVARGGVNSAAGTTATPTAPSSGAPNSAPLNLFPQENAAGAGGAGLGSLDFLRNNQQFQALRSMVQANPQILQPMLQELGKQNPQLLRSIQEHDQEFLQLINEPVDGSDGDMFEQAEQEIPHTVSVTPEEQEVIERLEAMGFDRALVIEAFLACDRNEELAANYLLEHAADYED; encoded by the exons ATGAAGCTCACTGTAAAGACTCTCAAAGGCAGTCATTTCGAAATTAGGGTTCAATCCTCAGATACT ATTATGGCAGTCAAGAAAAACATTGAAGATATACAAGGGAAAGATAGTTACCCATGTGGGCAGCAGTTGCTGATTCACAATGGTAAAGTGTTGAAGGATGAAAGTACACTATTGGAAAACAATGTCTCTGAGGATGGTTTTCTCGTTGTCATGCTTAGCAAG AGCAAAACTGCTAGCTCAAGTGGGACAACACCTGCTCAG CAGCCAGCTACTGCAGCAAATCCTACTACAGCACCTGAAGTGGCTCCGCCATCACA GGCCCCACAAGTTGTTGTGTCAGCTTCGGATGCTGCGACTGCTAG TCTTCCAACTGATGATTATAGTCAAGCTGCATCAAATCTAGTTGCAGGCAATAATCTCGAGCAAACAATACAACAACTTATGGATATGGGCGGTGGAAGCTGGGATAAAGAGACAGTTACGCGTGCACTTCGAGCAGCTTATAACAATCCTGAAAGAGCTGTTGATTACTTATATTCA GGAATTCCTGAAACGGCAGAAGTTGCTGTACCGGTGGCTCGAGGTGGAGTTAATTCTGCTGCTGGGACTACAGCAACACCTACTGCACCTTCTTCTGGCGCACCTAATTCTGCTCCTTTAAATTTGTTTCCTCAG GAGAATGCTGCTGGTGCTGGCGGTGCTGGTCTTGGATCCCTTGATTTTCTCAGGAACAACCAACAG ttcCAAGCTTTACGTTCTATGGTTCAAGCTAACCCACAAATTTTACAG CCTATGCTTCAGGAACTAGGAAAGCAAAATCCTCAACTTCTAAGATCTATACAGGAGCATGATCAAGAGTTTCTTCAATTAATCAATGAACCTGTGGATGGTTCTGACGG GGACATGTTTGAACAGGCTGAGCAAGAGATACCCCACACAGTTAGTGTCACACCAGAAGAGCAGGAGGTGATTGAGCGG TTGGAGGCGATGGGTTTTGATAGAGCTCTTGTCATTGAAGCTTTTTTGGCGTGTGATCGCAATGAGGAACTAGCCGCAAATTATCTGTTGGAGCATGCAGCAGATTACGAAGATTAA